A region of Puniceicoccales bacterium DNA encodes the following proteins:
- a CDS encoding trans-2-enoyl-CoA reductase family protein — translation MIIQPKVRGFVCTTTHPGGCEASVKEQVAYLRVKPRISNGPKNVLIIGGSTGYGLASRMVASACCGAHGIGVFFERPESDGKFGSPGFYNAMSLDKIFTAMGLISESLNGDAFSDEIKNATVDLIRKKLGQVDCVIYSLASPRRIDSVTGETYKSVLKPIGERFSSKTINTDKGAICNVDLEPASPKEVFDTVKVMGGEDWAKWINILLSAKVLADGVKTIAYSYIGPEMTWPIYANGTIGKAKEHLDDTRKQLSGLLAKLGGNAYISVNKAVVTQASAAIPVVPLYISILMKVMKKKGIWEGCVDQIYRLFSSKLYGINELQLDGKGRIRLDDLEMRADVQSEVMDIFLKITTETVDNLSDFAGYREEFLKLFGFGIDGVDYNS, via the coding sequence ATGATTATTCAGCCAAAAGTGAGAGGATTTGTATGCACAACAACCCATCCGGGCGGTTGTGAAGCTAGTGTGAAAGAACAGGTTGCGTATTTAAGGGTTAAGCCGAGAATTTCCAATGGTCCAAAAAATGTACTCATCATCGGAGGCTCAACGGGCTATGGTCTAGCCAGTCGGATGGTGGCCAGCGCTTGCTGTGGAGCCCATGGCATTGGTGTATTTTTTGAAAGGCCAGAAAGTGATGGAAAGTTCGGATCACCAGGATTTTACAATGCTATGTCTCTGGATAAAATTTTCACGGCCATGGGTCTTATTTCGGAAAGTCTCAACGGCGATGCATTTTCCGATGAAATAAAAAACGCCACCGTAGATCTCATCAGAAAAAAGCTCGGTCAGGTGGATTGTGTCATCTATAGTTTGGCTTCGCCGAGGAGGATTGATTCGGTAACCGGAGAGACTTACAAATCGGTGTTGAAGCCTATAGGTGAGCGTTTTTCCAGCAAGACGATTAACACAGATAAGGGCGCAATTTGCAATGTAGATTTGGAGCCAGCCAGTCCCAAAGAGGTCTTCGATACGGTGAAGGTTATGGGAGGAGAAGATTGGGCCAAATGGATAAATATCTTGTTATCTGCGAAAGTATTAGCTGATGGAGTGAAGACCATTGCCTATTCTTATATTGGGCCGGAAATGACCTGGCCGATCTATGCCAATGGTACCATAGGCAAAGCTAAAGAGCATTTAGACGATACGAGAAAGCAATTGAGTGGTCTGTTAGCAAAGCTGGGCGGCAATGCTTATATCTCTGTCAATAAGGCGGTTGTAACCCAGGCAAGTGCAGCAATTCCGGTGGTGCCATTATATATATCCATATTGATGAAGGTCATGAAGAAAAAAGGCATATGGGAAGGCTGTGTCGATCAGATATATAGATTGTTTTCATCTAAATTGTATGGTATAAATGAGTTACAATTGGATGGTAAGGGAAGAATAAGACTAGATGATTTGGAGATGAGGGCCGATGTGCAGTCTGAGGTAATGGATATATTTTTGAAAATAACCACCGAAACCGTCGATAATCTGTCAGACTTTGCTGGCTATCGCGAGGAATTTTTAAAATTATTTGGCTTTGGCATTGATGGGGTTGATTATAATTCTTGA
- a CDS encoding PfkB family carbohydrate kinase, producing MDMLLKNISRLKIFVLGDVMLDRYIFGDVFRISPEAPVPVVNVQNEKYMPGAAANVALNLKALGVDVEVGGIIGDDGYGDRLETILHSSGIKIDREFCVKKSVSTIVKTRILVRHQQLCRLDVEQDKNFYGFSPKNAQNFLKARIEASDGVLISDYAKGVISSELVHYVEDIAHASGIFVAMDPKPKNGIFYRNMDLMTPNKDESIKLAGFDEDVGIGDFKIVCENIFEKFSPKNLVITLGSEGMLLCHDGKVIDSIPTYASEVFDVSGAGDTAIACLTAAMVAGADLRKAAHLANIAAGIVVKKLGTAQVTAAEILNYHE from the coding sequence ATGGATATGCTGTTAAAAAATATTTCCCGACTAAAAATATTTGTGTTGGGCGATGTCATGTTGGATCGATATATTTTTGGCGATGTTTTTAGGATCTCACCCGAGGCTCCGGTGCCGGTGGTGAATGTGCAAAATGAAAAATATATGCCCGGAGCAGCAGCCAATGTGGCGTTGAATTTGAAAGCATTAGGTGTAGATGTGGAGGTCGGAGGTATCATCGGAGATGATGGCTATGGCGATAGATTAGAGACCATTTTGCATTCGTCGGGGATCAAAATTGATCGAGAGTTTTGTGTCAAGAAATCGGTTTCAACCATAGTAAAAACTAGAATTTTGGTTCGGCATCAGCAATTATGTCGATTGGACGTGGAACAGGATAAAAATTTTTATGGGTTTTCCCCAAAAAATGCTCAAAATTTTCTCAAGGCTAGGATAGAAGCCAGCGATGGTGTACTAATATCCGACTATGCAAAGGGTGTAATTTCATCAGAACTTGTCCACTACGTGGAAGATATAGCCCATGCATCAGGTATATTTGTGGCGATGGATCCCAAGCCAAAGAATGGCATTTTTTACAGAAACATGGATTTGATGACACCCAATAAAGATGAATCGATAAAATTGGCCGGATTTGATGAAGATGTCGGGATTGGTGATTTTAAAATTGTATGTGAAAATATTTTTGAAAAATTTTCTCCAAAAAATCTTGTCATAACCCTGGGAAGTGAAGGCATGTTGTTGTGTCACGATGGTAAAGTAATTGATAGCATTCCCACCTATGCCAGCGAAGTATTCGATGTTTCCGGGGCTGGTGACACAGCGATTGCCTGTTTGACGGCGGCTATGGTGGCCGGCGCAGATCTGAGAAAAGCGGCTCATTTGGCAAACATTGCGGCAGGAATTGTGGTGAAAAAGCTAGGCACAGCTCAGGTCACAGCGGCCGAGATTTTAAATTACCATGAATAA